CCTGCAAAAATCTTCAATTCTGATTTATGCTCTTGAACAATATTTTTCAAAAGCATAGCTGATTTAGTTTGTGTTAATGTTTCTGCATTATAATCGCTACTGTCACGCAAAAAATACCATGCCAAACGTGAGAAAGAAAAGGTTTGAACATTGTGCGTTGCAACTAATGCATCGTTATTTTTTTCAAAGTATCTGAGAATATTGGCCTCAGATTCAAATTTAATGTGATTTGGTACTAAAAAGAAAAATTGTCCATTCGGATCTTTTGTATAATCCTGTTGGAACAGTTCCATCAGCTTCTCATGATGGTCATATTGGTTTTTACCTAGTACAAAATTTAATGTCATTTTTCTTCACCCGCAAAAATTTTATCATAGATGGTCGTTTGAAAGTGGAAATTGCAACAATAGATGTATAAAATATAGTTTTAGAGAAATTGAGGTGAGCATGTGCTTAAAGGAATAGGAAAAAGTCATGGAAAAACTATCATAATGGGAGAACATGCCGTAGTTTACGGTTACCCTGCGTTTGCAATCCCACTACTTAGCATCCCCGTCATCGTAAAAATTCAACAGAGTACGGAAAATACTTTAAATTCAAAGTATTATGCTGGAAAAATCGATCGTATCCCTGATTCACTCTCAGGAGTAAAATTTTTGATCAACCTGTTAGACTCCAAATTAAACACCGACAAAATAAATTACGCTATTAATATTGATAGTGGTTTACCAATTGAACGAGGAATGGGGTCTTCAGCGGCCATTGCAGCTGCCATCACTAGAGCTTTCTTTAGTTTATTCAATCAAGAACTAACTCACAAACAACTTTTAGATTACGTCAATCAATCAGAGACCATTACCCACGGAAAGGCTAGCGGTCTGGATGCTTTAACCGTCAGCTCTGAAAATCCTATCAAGTTCAGTAAAGATGAGCCACCGAAACATTTTAACTTTAATTCTGAAGGTTTCATTATTATAGCTGATTCCGGAGTTAAAGGAAAAACTAAAGAAACTGTCGCTGATGTCAAGAAAATGTATGATGATGACCCTCAAAAAATTGGATCTTATCTGCAACAATTAGGCGATTATGCTACTAAAGCTAGCAACTACTTAACACATGGTAATTTGAAAAAGCTTGGCTTAGTTTTTACTTTGGCCAATGAAGCCTTAACTAAATTAAACCTAGCTATTCCTAAAACTGACCGATTGATTGAGGCCGCTAATAATGCTGGAGCTTTAGGTAGTAAGATTACCGGTGGTGGTCGTGGTGGATGTATAATTTGTTTAGCTAGAAATCTCAAGAATGCACAAATGATCCAAAAAGCACTCACCAAAAATGGTGCTGAACAGACTTGGATTCAACCACTATCAATTTATGCGGAGGATGACGACATTGAGTAAGACAGCTCGAGCCTATACTAATATTGCTTTGATCAAATATTGGGGTAAAAAAAATCAAACCTTGAAACTTCCTTATACCAATAGCCTATCTTTAACGCTGGATCGTTTTTATACTGACACCAAAGCCTGCGTGATCAACAATGACCAAGATATCATTTATTTGAATCAAACCTTATTGGATCAAACCTTATTGGATCAAACCCAAAGTCAGCGAATACGTAATTATTTAGATACAATTCGTCAAATGTATT
This sequence is a window from Companilactobacillus alimentarius DSM 20249. Protein-coding genes within it:
- the mvk gene encoding mevalonate kinase; the protein is MLKGIGKSHGKTIIMGEHAVVYGYPAFAIPLLSIPVIVKIQQSTENTLNSKYYAGKIDRIPDSLSGVKFLINLLDSKLNTDKINYAINIDSGLPIERGMGSSAAIAAAITRAFFSLFNQELTHKQLLDYVNQSETITHGKASGLDALTVSSENPIKFSKDEPPKHFNFNSEGFIIIADSGVKGKTKETVADVKKMYDDDPQKIGSYLQQLGDYATKASNYLTHGNLKKLGLVFTLANEALTKLNLAIPKTDRLIEAANNAGALGSKITGGGRGGCIICLARNLKNAQMIQKALTKNGAEQTWIQPLSIYAEDDDIE